The Sediminispirochaeta smaragdinae DSM 11293 genome has a segment encoding these proteins:
- a CDS encoding DUF4037 domain-containing protein: MKGLALSKLFYHDRVLPSFREHFPDDISSMAFGLVGHGSECYGFDDEFSRDHDWGARLCLWLPAGTPEEKIHAMEKLYRSLEGPFGGFGAVRRLDPAVGRDGVMTVPFFFEHLIGSPSPPETIKEWMAMREEGLSLATNGDIFFDGSGEIGAFRESLNHYFPRDLWLKKIASRCFAFSQYGQYNLSRALLRSDIPLLQYTRASALKEAAALFFLLRRRYRPYYKWLFHALSLEGPEGELLARYINMAASLSDPGTLKESIEAIARFMVTQLEERGLSFACGAFLQEYGFHITEMIETPWLRSGSQIIE, encoded by the coding sequence ATGAAGGGGCTTGCCCTTTCAAAACTTTTTTATCACGATCGGGTTTTGCCCTCATTCCGGGAACATTTCCCCGATGATATTTCTTCCATGGCCTTTGGATTGGTTGGCCATGGTTCCGAATGTTACGGTTTTGACGACGAGTTCTCCCGCGATCACGATTGGGGTGCTCGTCTCTGCCTTTGGCTTCCCGCGGGAACGCCGGAGGAGAAAATCCATGCTATGGAAAAGCTCTATCGTAGTCTTGAGGGACCTTTCGGTGGTTTTGGGGCGGTGCGGCGTTTGGATCCCGCTGTGGGCAGGGATGGTGTCATGACCGTGCCCTTCTTTTTTGAACACCTGATAGGCAGTCCGTCCCCTCCGGAGACGATCAAGGAGTGGATGGCAATGCGAGAAGAGGGGCTCTCACTTGCCACCAATGGTGATATTTTCTTCGATGGTTCAGGAGAGATAGGTGCTTTTCGGGAGAGTCTGAACCATTATTTCCCCAGGGATCTGTGGTTGAAAAAGATCGCCTCCCGCTGTTTTGCCTTTAGCCAGTACGGACAATACAATCTGTCAAGAGCACTGCTTCGGTCCGATATCCCGTTGCTCCAATATACACGGGCCTCTGCGCTTAAGGAGGCCGCCGCCCTCTTTTTTTTACTTCGTCGTCGTTACCGGCCCTACTATAAATGGCTCTTCCATGCGCTTTCTCTGGAGGGGCCGGAAGGAGAGCTTCTTGCGCGGTATATCAACATGGCCGCCTCTCTTTCCGATCCGGGAACGCTCAAGGAGTCTATCGAGGCCATCGCCCGTTTCATGGTTACCCAATTGGAGGAGCGTGGACTTTCTTTTGCCTGCGGAGCCTTTTTACAGGAGTACGGTTTTCACATAACCGAAATGATTGAAACCCCTTGGTTACGGAGCGGATCGCAGATTATTGAGTAA
- a CDS encoding DUF4125 family protein gives MDQAQKRIIAEILDREVAMFLRVPARQEPSCRAHLDDMQLHRRGQFSVWSLSCCESYLRDLRRAEEEGRNLMTIKYARMEDLIPPVSQSKRIPEIVSRFVGWQREMLSHYPNIMRGGRDIDDFANYLRCELETYSDATLELLWKDVDAFSRKKQNMSKAIYEFLARQSGYTNIDEMEKRLKKS, from the coding sequence ATGGATCAAGCCCAAAAACGTATTATTGCAGAAATTCTTGATAGGGAAGTGGCCATGTTTTTGCGAGTTCCCGCACGGCAAGAGCCTTCTTGCAGGGCTCATCTTGATGACATGCAGTTACATCGGCGGGGGCAATTCTCTGTCTGGTCGCTTTCCTGTTGTGAGAGCTACCTTCGGGACCTTCGGCGGGCGGAGGAGGAAGGACGAAATCTTATGACGATAAAGTATGCGAGAATGGAAGACCTCATCCCTCCGGTAAGCCAGAGCAAGCGGATCCCTGAGATTGTTTCCAGATTTGTAGGTTGGCAACGCGAGATGCTCTCCCATTATCCGAATATCATGCGAGGCGGCCGCGATATCGATGATTTTGCAAATTATCTTAGATGCGAATTGGAAACCTATTCCGATGCCACTCTTGAACTACTTTGGAAGGATGTCGACGCTTTTTCACGGAAAAAGCAAAATATGTCAAAAGCGATCTATGAATTCCTGGCCCGTCAGTCGGGCTACACGAATATCGACGAGATGGAAAAACGACTTAAAAAATCGTAA
- a CDS encoding D-ribose ABC transporter substrate-binding protein has translation MSKKLLVLVLTAMLIPAGFLFSAGQQDGGEASNLMVIITPDKDNTFFTAEADAAKAKAESLGYTTLLAVHGDDPKKEGDIIDTAIARKAVAIIIDVANADASPNNLKRATDAGIPVFCMDREINATGIAKAQLISNNFQGAKLGGEYFVQVMGEKGNYVELVGKESDTNAGVRSKGFHNIIDQYPDMKMVARQTANWSQTEGYSVIESVLQANPEVNGIICGNDTMALGAQAAIDAAGRSDIIVIGFDGNDNVLDSIMEGKIEGTVMQPNAKNAEMAVELADTYIKTGSTGLDEEKILNDCFLITKENASQWRGFRKK, from the coding sequence ATGTCCAAAAAACTACTGGTTCTGGTACTGACCGCCATGCTTATCCCTGCAGGTTTTCTTTTCAGTGCGGGTCAGCAGGATGGAGGCGAGGCTTCCAACTTAATGGTGATTATTACCCCCGACAAAGACAACACCTTTTTCACTGCTGAGGCCGATGCTGCGAAGGCGAAGGCCGAGTCTCTCGGTTACACAACACTTTTGGCCGTCCATGGCGACGATCCCAAGAAGGAAGGCGATATTATCGATACGGCAATTGCAAGAAAGGCCGTCGCGATCATTATCGATGTCGCAAATGCCGATGCTTCCCCGAACAATTTGAAGCGGGCTACGGATGCGGGAATTCCCGTTTTCTGCATGGACCGGGAGATTAATGCCACCGGGATTGCCAAGGCTCAATTGATTTCCAACAACTTCCAGGGTGCAAAACTTGGCGGCGAATATTTCGTCCAGGTTATGGGTGAAAAAGGAAATTATGTCGAACTGGTCGGTAAGGAATCAGACACCAATGCCGGTGTTCGTTCAAAAGGCTTCCACAATATTATTGATCAATATCCCGACATGAAAATGGTTGCCAGGCAGACAGCAAACTGGAGTCAGACCGAAGGTTATTCGGTCATAGAATCGGTCCTTCAGGCAAATCCCGAGGTTAACGGCATTATCTGTGGAAACGACACTATGGCCCTCGGCGCGCAGGCTGCCATTGATGCCGCCGGCAGAAGCGACATCATCGTTATTGGATTCGACGGAAACGATAACGTACTCGATTCCATCATGGAAGGAAAGATTGAAGGGACAGTCATGCAGCCGAATGCCAAGAATGCGGAAATGGCAGTGGAACTTGCGGACACCTACATTAAAACTGGGTCGACAGGCCTTGATGAAGAGAAAATACTGAACGACTGTTTCTTGATTACCAAGGAAAATGCCAGTCAGTGGCGCGGTTTCCGCAAAAAATAG
- a CDS encoding DUF2291 domain-containing protein, translating into MMMRERTLCSFVMLLIGIAVLLSGCTIKKISELDEQQGDEYSTWTKSGKAFDPVAYVDSIWDTKLIPAFKEESCDFETLLAALKKDPETATQEYGLMSKAGGMGVTFKITGSARVVSYDDSSRNGLLLLDTPPYEGTVDAKMQVGPVIRNTAIRDSVSFIRFTEVGNQLQFASLADELNARMKKEAVEPLDLSSIAGKEINYYGAFKLEDDDSLDDVVITPVIIEPTIAGGA; encoded by the coding sequence ATGATGATGAGAGAAAGGACATTGTGCTCTTTCGTAATGCTGCTTATTGGAATAGCCGTTCTGTTGAGTGGATGTACGATAAAAAAGATCAGTGAGCTCGATGAGCAGCAAGGCGATGAATACTCGACATGGACGAAAAGTGGAAAAGCCTTTGATCCCGTTGCGTATGTTGATTCAATATGGGATACAAAGTTGATTCCTGCCTTTAAGGAAGAATCTTGTGATTTTGAAACATTGCTTGCCGCACTCAAGAAGGACCCCGAGACGGCCACCCAAGAATACGGGCTCATGAGCAAGGCCGGCGGCATGGGGGTTACCTTTAAGATTACGGGCAGTGCCAGGGTTGTTTCCTATGATGATTCGTCCCGGAACGGATTGCTTTTACTTGATACCCCGCCTTACGAGGGAACGGTCGATGCAAAAATGCAGGTGGGCCCTGTGATTAGAAATACGGCTATTCGTGATTCGGTTTCCTTTATTCGCTTTACCGAGGTGGGGAATCAGCTTCAGTTTGCCAGTCTGGCCGACGAATTGAATGCACGAATGAAAAAAGAAGCGGTAGAACCGCTTGATCTTTCTTCAATAGCGGGTAAAGAGATCAACTACTATGGCGCCTTCAAGTTGGAGGATGATGATTCTTTGGATGATGTTGTCATAACACCGGTAATCATCGAGCCGACTATTGCGGGTGGAGCGTAG
- a CDS encoding sugar ABC transporter ATP-binding protein — protein sequence MAEEQSEVVLEARNITKVFPGTRALQGVDFKVYKGKINVLVGENGAGKSTLMKILAGIEEATSGTICLFDNEGTPHEVTLSSARDAAGKGIGIVHQELNLFTNLNVAENIFMNKELSRHHSLYIDHQEQVERSRTILKRLGQDIDPETLVRDLRLGQQQIVEIAKTMIDEPKILIMDEPTSSLSIQEVRVLFNVIADLKAQGVGIIYISHRLEEIREIGDYITILRDSKLVDCGLVAEMEMADIIRKMVGRDPKKFFSGQAHEAGKELLSVKHMTLPRFGGGYTFQDVSLSVCEGEILGIYGLMGAGRTELLETMMGLYDKASGEITLEGQRLDTMDTKERIEHGLVLIPEERQREGLFLNLSVEKNLTMASIARYLKLWQINVKVEMKRVAEMIKEMVIKVSSPSISINALSGGNQQKVVIGKALLTKPKVLLMDEPTRGIDVGAKSDVFEIMNKMAKGKFGIVFVSSELEEIFSMSDRIIVLSKGKITGEFDRSEATEEKIRKASEIGHGITASA from the coding sequence ATGGCAGAAGAACAAAGCGAAGTAGTGCTGGAGGCTCGTAACATTACGAAGGTGTTCCCTGGGACCAGAGCCCTGCAAGGCGTCGATTTTAAGGTCTATAAGGGGAAAATCAACGTTCTTGTCGGAGAAAACGGTGCCGGGAAATCGACACTGATGAAGATTCTTGCGGGAATCGAGGAGGCGACCAGTGGGACGATCTGTCTTTTCGACAACGAGGGAACGCCCCATGAGGTGACTCTTTCATCGGCACGGGATGCTGCGGGGAAAGGGATCGGTATTGTTCATCAGGAATTGAATCTCTTTACCAATCTCAACGTTGCCGAAAACATCTTTATGAACAAGGAACTGAGTAGGCATCACAGCCTATACATCGATCACCAGGAACAGGTCGAACGTTCCAGGACGATTCTCAAACGGCTCGGGCAGGATATCGATCCTGAAACTTTGGTAAGAGATTTGCGGCTTGGACAGCAGCAGATTGTCGAGATTGCCAAGACCATGATAGATGAGCCCAAGATCCTGATCATGGACGAACCAACTTCTTCCCTGAGCATCCAGGAGGTCCGGGTTCTTTTTAATGTTATAGCGGACCTGAAGGCTCAGGGAGTAGGTATTATCTATATCAGCCATCGATTGGAAGAAATTCGGGAAATTGGCGATTACATCACTATTCTGCGGGATTCCAAACTTGTCGATTGCGGCCTCGTTGCCGAGATGGAGATGGCCGATATCATTCGGAAGATGGTCGGCCGTGATCCGAAGAAATTTTTCAGCGGACAGGCACACGAAGCCGGGAAAGAGCTTTTGTCGGTGAAGCATATGACCCTTCCCCGTTTCGGGGGAGGCTATACATTTCAAGATGTCTCCCTCTCGGTATGCGAAGGTGAGATCCTCGGCATATACGGTCTCATGGGGGCCGGGAGAACCGAGCTGCTTGAGACCATGATGGGCCTTTACGATAAGGCCTCCGGTGAAATTACCTTGGAGGGGCAACGGCTCGATACCATGGACACGAAGGAAAGGATTGAGCACGGGCTTGTCCTGATTCCGGAGGAGCGGCAGAGGGAAGGACTCTTTTTAAATCTTTCGGTGGAGAAAAACCTCACGATGGCAAGTATTGCCCGGTATCTGAAGCTTTGGCAGATCAATGTGAAGGTGGAAATGAAACGTGTTGCCGAGATGATTAAAGAGATGGTCATCAAGGTTTCCTCTCCGTCGATTTCAATAAATGCTCTGAGCGGAGGAAACCAGCAGAAGGTAGTCATCGGAAAGGCTCTTTTGACAAAGCCGAAGGTTCTTCTGATGGACGAACCAACTCGAGGAATAGATGTCGGCGCAAAGTCCGACGTCTTCGAGATCATGAATAAAATGGCAAAGGGCAAATTCGGTATTGTATTTGTATCATCGGAACTCGAAGAAATTTTTTCCATGTCGGATCGCATCATTGTGCTTTCAAAAGGAAAGATAACCGGCGAGTTCGACCGCTCCGAAGCGACGGAAGAAAAGATTAGAAAGGCTTCGGAGATTGGTCATGGAATCACCGCGTCAGCGTAG
- a CDS encoding ABC transporter permease, whose protein sequence is MESPRQRSTGRLKKRFMTALANKKPGTGFSIGMLVLKLRTLIAFLAVLIVFSFIAPNFLSITNLIAMAKHSAIWAILAVGMTYVIIGGGIDLSIGSIVGLCGMIAGGLIAEGLRLPIFGIVIYFNVPMIILIVLLIGVLLGAVNGLIITKLGVAPFIATLGMLYMGRGFAMLRSGGKTFPNLIGNPALGNTGFPILGAGTMLGIPLVVWIAAVIAIIAAYVSQKTPFGRHIYAVGGNEDAAVLSGIRVNRLKMAIFMFSGFTAALTGLVLASQLVASHPATGEAYEMTAIAAVVLGGASLNGGRGSIGGTIIGALILGVLNDGLVMIGVSSFWQTAIKGMVLVLAVVIDQYQLRKQNEAALHQQQADEKGPEKVSA, encoded by the coding sequence ATGGAATCACCGCGTCAGCGTAGCACAGGGAGGTTGAAAAAGCGTTTTATGACAGCTTTAGCTAATAAAAAACCGGGGACCGGTTTTTCCATTGGGATGTTGGTATTGAAACTGAGGACTTTAATCGCTTTTCTTGCGGTACTGATAGTCTTCTCTTTTATTGCTCCGAATTTTCTGTCGATTACCAATTTGATTGCCATGGCGAAACATTCCGCCATATGGGCGATCCTTGCGGTGGGAATGACCTACGTTATCATTGGCGGGGGAATCGACCTTTCGATAGGCTCCATCGTGGGGCTCTGTGGAATGATCGCCGGCGGTTTGATTGCCGAAGGTCTCAGGCTTCCGATATTCGGGATCGTGATCTATTTCAACGTTCCCATGATCATCTTGATTGTTCTGCTTATTGGTGTATTGCTTGGTGCTGTCAATGGTTTGATCATCACTAAGCTTGGGGTTGCACCATTTATCGCCACTTTGGGAATGCTTTACATGGGAAGAGGTTTCGCCATGCTTCGTTCCGGCGGAAAGACCTTTCCCAATCTTATCGGGAATCCCGCTCTCGGTAATACAGGCTTTCCTATTCTTGGGGCAGGAACCATGTTAGGCATTCCGCTTGTCGTCTGGATCGCCGCCGTCATTGCCATCATCGCCGCTTATGTATCCCAGAAAACCCCATTCGGGCGTCATATCTATGCTGTCGGCGGAAATGAAGATGCAGCAGTCCTGTCGGGAATTCGAGTCAATCGGCTGAAAATGGCCATCTTCATGTTTTCCGGTTTTACCGCGGCCCTTACGGGACTTGTCCTTGCATCTCAGCTTGTGGCCTCCCACCCGGCAACAGGTGAGGCTTACGAGATGACAGCTATAGCGGCAGTTGTCCTGGGTGGAGCTTCGTTAAATGGCGGCCGAGGATCCATCGGCGGCACCATCATCGGTGCCCTTATCCTCGGAGTATTGAACGACGGCTTGGTCATGATCGGTGTCTCTTCCTTCTGGCAAACCGCCATCAAGGGAATGGTCTTGGTTCTTGCCGTAGTTATTGATCAGTATCAATTGAGAAAACAGAATGAGGCTGCATTGCACCAACAGCAGGCTGATGAAAAGGGTCCTGAGAAAGTAAGTGCTTAG
- a CDS encoding pyridoxal phosphate-dependent aminotransferase has protein sequence MIAEKIHRNLQQASLIRAMFEEGEKLRAIYGADKVFDFSLGNPDPEPPKEVKDSLRKLVMEDRPGLHGYMNNAGYPETREKIAEAINKETGKKLSAQHIVMTCGAGGALNITLKTILNPGEEVIVFTPYFGEYTFYIDNYSGTMVELPSNPDTFEPDLAQLEKSITPLTKAIIINSPNNPTGVVYSEQLLKEMARIVDCKEEKFHTTIYVISDEPYSKLVYDGIKLPYILNIFRHSVLVNSFSKSHSLPGERIGFVAVNDAIENPKEFVDGLSFSNRILGYVNAPALFQRVITDSMEKVVDKAIYEERRDILYNHLISLGFSCVKPQGAFYLFPKTLIPDDIEFKNRALKHNLVVVPGRSFGCPGYFRISYCVGRDTITNSLPAFSALAEEFK, from the coding sequence ATGATTGCAGAAAAGATACACAGGAATTTACAACAGGCTTCTTTAATCAGGGCGATGTTTGAGGAAGGGGAAAAACTTCGTGCCATATACGGCGCAGATAAGGTTTTCGATTTTTCTCTTGGGAATCCCGATCCCGAGCCACCCAAAGAGGTAAAGGATTCCCTTAGAAAGCTTGTAATGGAAGATCGGCCGGGCTTACACGGATACATGAACAATGCAGGATATCCTGAAACACGAGAAAAGATTGCCGAAGCCATCAATAAAGAGACGGGCAAAAAGCTATCGGCTCAACATATCGTCATGACCTGCGGTGCAGGTGGGGCTCTAAATATCACCTTAAAGACCATCTTAAATCCGGGTGAGGAGGTTATTGTATTCACTCCCTACTTTGGTGAATATACATTCTACATCGATAACTATTCCGGGACGATGGTAGAACTCCCCAGTAATCCCGATACTTTTGAACCCGATCTTGCTCAACTGGAAAAAAGCATCACTCCTTTGACAAAGGCCATCATCATCAATTCACCAAATAATCCTACGGGAGTTGTGTATAGTGAACAATTATTAAAAGAGATGGCCCGAATCGTTGACTGCAAGGAAGAAAAATTCCATACGACTATCTACGTAATATCGGACGAGCCTTACAGTAAATTGGTATATGACGGCATCAAACTTCCGTACATCTTGAATATTTTCAGACATTCGGTCCTTGTTAATTCTTTTAGCAAATCTCATTCTCTACCCGGAGAAAGGATAGGATTCGTAGCGGTAAATGATGCGATTGAAAACCCAAAGGAATTTGTTGACGGTTTATCTTTTTCGAATCGCATCCTGGGCTATGTAAATGCTCCGGCACTTTTTCAGCGGGTAATTACAGACTCGATGGAAAAAGTTGTCGATAAAGCGATATATGAAGAAAGACGAGACATCCTTTACAATCATCTTATCAGCTTGGGTTTCTCCTGCGTAAAACCCCAAGGAGCTTTCTACCTCTTTCCCAAAACATTAATTCCCGATGATATTGAGTTTAAAAATAGAGCTTTGAAACACAATTTGGTAGTTGTACCCGGAAGAAGCTTTGGTTGCCCTGGCTATTTCAGGATATCCTACTGCGTTGGAAGGGATACAATAACAAACTCACTTCCGGCCTTTTCAGCCTTGGCAGAAGAATTCAAGTAA
- a CDS encoding helix-turn-helix transcriptional regulator, translating into MNKNEAFEFLNRLAAGIAKTFGNSCETVVHDMNNKKHSILVIYNGHVTKRKIGGGLDLLGTNKQINDFLSNGSDLINCDGRSANGKQIKSTTLHLQGDNYHYALGINFDYTLLSVAENAIKELTRVGENLEAAVKESGENRLKDIFKECVTILGKPVAIMNKDDRMRIVALLQERNAFSFQKSIPCISAWLHISRYTIYNYLKEINEKQRTG; encoded by the coding sequence ATGAATAAGAATGAAGCCTTTGAATTTTTAAACAGGTTGGCGGCAGGCATAGCAAAGACCTTTGGGAATTCATGTGAAACTGTTGTTCACGATATGAATAATAAAAAACATTCCATCCTCGTTATCTATAATGGGCATGTTACCAAAAGGAAGATTGGGGGAGGGCTTGACCTCCTTGGGACCAATAAACAAATCAATGATTTTCTTAGCAATGGCAGCGACTTGATAAATTGCGACGGAAGGAGTGCAAACGGGAAACAGATCAAGAGTACAACACTGCACTTGCAGGGTGATAATTATCATTATGCTCTCGGTATTAATTTTGATTATACGCTGCTTTCAGTTGCAGAAAATGCGATCAAGGAGCTTACCAGGGTGGGAGAGAACCTTGAAGCGGCTGTGAAAGAATCTGGCGAAAACAGATTGAAAGACATATTTAAAGAGTGTGTTACCATACTTGGCAAGCCTGTCGCTATAATGAATAAGGACGACAGAATGCGAATAGTTGCTCTTCTTCAGGAGAGAAATGCGTTCTCGTTTCAAAAAAGTATTCCCTGTATTTCCGCATGGCTCCACATATCAAGATATACTATCTATAACTATTTGAAAGAGATTAACGAAAAACAAAGAACTGGATGA
- a CDS encoding helix-turn-helix transcriptional regulator: MRDTIRNYLPIVQFLGSVLGSYYEIILIELKDEGSGIVAIENSHISGRKIGDGLTDLCLRFIKEETYKDTSFKSNYTCISNGRKLRGSTYFIKEGDMLVGMLCINFDTETFIELDTRLLQFANIQAQGIIDTLFPPQGVPDNNTETVLSSVTELCEQEVRKYAEKNKLDAKKFTQENRIEIIEHLNNLGIFLIKGIVPDVANLIGTSEASVYRYLSIVNRKKK; the protein is encoded by the coding sequence ATGCGTGATACGATACGAAACTACCTACCAATTGTACAGTTTCTAGGATCGGTACTCGGCAGCTACTATGAAATCATACTCATCGAACTAAAAGATGAAGGCAGCGGTATCGTCGCAATAGAAAATTCACATATTAGCGGAAGAAAAATTGGTGACGGGCTTACCGACCTCTGCCTCAGATTCATTAAAGAGGAAACCTATAAAGATACCAGTTTCAAAAGTAATTACACGTGCATCTCCAATGGAAGAAAGCTCCGAGGTTCTACGTATTTTATAAAAGAAGGTGATATGCTGGTAGGAATGCTTTGCATTAATTTCGATACAGAAACCTTTATTGAACTCGATACGCGACTACTACAATTTGCCAATATACAGGCACAGGGAATAATCGACACGCTGTTCCCCCCTCAAGGTGTACCAGATAACAACACGGAAACAGTCCTCTCCTCGGTAACAGAGCTATGTGAACAAGAAGTCAGAAAATACGCAGAGAAAAATAAACTCGATGCAAAAAAATTCACCCAGGAAAACAGGATAGAAATAATCGAACACCTCAATAATTTGGGCATTTTCCTCATCAAAGGGATCGTACCCGATGTAGCAAACCTTATTGGAACTTCGGAGGCAAGCGTTTATCGCTACCTAAGCATTGTCAACAGAAAGAAAAAATAG
- a CDS encoding sodium:solute symporter family protein, with amino-acid sequence MQKDGIVLLVCCLYFISLIIAGIVAAKRNKNVTDFLVAGRNLGLFLTTATLVAVQVGAGVVLGGAGNGASMGVWPGMYYALGCGGGLILAGIFMAPKLKTADGYVPMDFFEKRYGANKAVRLWAWMSNIPSMLGIFVAQMLACGSILAGFGLPFGWGVVICAAVILVYCYIGGMWGVVLTDLIQTIVILIGIPILAVASLLAVKHAGFAPSSILATPFIPKGLFSKFIYLVLPFLLSISVSYDAYMRYQSAKDVKTARWGCIISGIIVIIIGIFASIVGAVSGKLYPDIQDGVFASMAIHTLHPVMAGIVIAAILAAAMSSANCLLIALGATFSRDFYNKFLHPEKSLEELPYSKRISKITVFVSCLVGVLIAFKLTNILDAIIIFNYPYMGSLLVPLLLGVLWKGATKKGAFAAIFVGGVIGVFCFVLGLTGPISPLLDADWGLLYSYVVSAIVLVGVSLTDKSRASLPSAQ; translated from the coding sequence ATGCAAAAGGATGGAATTGTTCTATTGGTATGTTGTTTATACTTCATATCACTCATCATTGCCGGAATCGTTGCGGCAAAGCGGAACAAGAATGTCACAGATTTCCTTGTGGCTGGGAGAAATCTGGGATTGTTCTTGACTACTGCAACCCTTGTTGCCGTGCAGGTGGGAGCGGGAGTAGTGCTGGGAGGAGCTGGGAACGGCGCTTCTATGGGCGTTTGGCCGGGGATGTATTACGCCTTAGGTTGTGGAGGCGGGTTAATTCTTGCAGGCATCTTCATGGCTCCCAAATTAAAAACTGCCGACGGGTACGTGCCCATGGACTTCTTTGAAAAGCGTTATGGCGCCAATAAGGCTGTTCGCCTTTGGGCCTGGATGTCTAATATTCCAAGTATGTTGGGGATATTTGTCGCCCAGATGCTTGCATGCGGAAGCATCCTTGCTGGTTTCGGCCTTCCTTTTGGCTGGGGCGTAGTTATCTGTGCTGCTGTCATTTTGGTCTACTGTTATATTGGCGGAATGTGGGGCGTTGTACTAACCGACCTCATTCAGACAATAGTTATTCTCATTGGCATTCCGATCCTCGCTGTCGCCTCTTTATTGGCTGTGAAACATGCGGGATTTGCCCCTTCTTCAATATTAGCTACCCCTTTTATTCCCAAGGGGCTATTTTCCAAATTCATCTATCTGGTGCTTCCGTTTCTTCTTTCAATATCTGTCTCGTATGATGCATACATGCGTTATCAGTCGGCAAAGGACGTTAAAACCGCGAGATGGGGTTGTATTATTTCAGGGATCATTGTCATTATCATTGGTATTTTTGCTTCAATTGTTGGAGCTGTAAGCGGAAAACTCTATCCCGATATACAAGATGGCGTATTTGCTTCGATGGCGATACATACCTTGCATCCTGTCATGGCGGGCATCGTCATCGCCGCTATTCTTGCGGCCGCCATGTCCTCGGCAAATTGTCTTCTAATTGCCCTCGGGGCAACCTTTTCCCGTGATTTCTACAATAAATTCCTTCATCCGGAAAAATCTTTAGAGGAACTTCCCTATTCAAAAAGAATATCAAAGATTACCGTTTTCGTTTCTTGTTTGGTTGGGGTTTTGATCGCCTTTAAACTGACGAATATTCTGGATGCAATTATCATTTTCAATTACCCCTATATGGGAAGCCTTCTGGTTCCCCTCCTTTTAGGTGTTTTGTGGAAAGGAGCAACAAAGAAAGGAGCTTTTGCTGCCATCTTCGTCGGCGGTGTCATCGGCGTATTTTGTTTTGTCTTGGGATTAACCGGGCCGATAAGCCCTCTGCTGGATGCAGATTGGGGCCTCCTCTATTCATATGTTGTCTCTGCTATTGTCTTGGTCGGTGTGAGTTTGACCGACAAAAGTAGGGCCTCTCTCCCCTCTGCACAGTAA